In a genomic window of Glycine max cultivar Williams 82 chromosome 13, Glycine_max_v4.0, whole genome shotgun sequence:
- the LOC100814005 gene encoding double-stranded RNA-binding protein 2-like codes for MYKNQLQELAQRSCFNLPSYTCIREGPDHAPRFKATVNFNGEIFETPHYCSTLRQAEHSAAEAALNSLSHRGPSHSLAAKILDETGVYKNLLQEIAQRVGAPLPHYTTYRSGLGHLPVFTGIVELAGITFTGEPAKNKKQAEKNAAMAAWSALKQLAKETASSSTEPENNDEVEQITIARALLNYRLKEKMTMSNPNAPLPFHERFQIQNPRPISSQPPPATSSKILPLICQKTAPRSKPSLATTTTNESPGSRHPQAAVAVTSDNSNLPQQSCSLECRATRPLKFPAAGAAPYVPIRQMRPSCQRIAPPVTIRTVVPAFAAPPASVPHPVIRAPPVRVAPPVTIRQAVPLYAAPKQQKDLPTANASGQQDKLPVKIQEMDKVENITPESNYA; via the exons ATGTACAAGAACCAGCTTCAAGAGCTGGCCCAGCGGAGCTGCTTCAACCTGCCTTCCTACACGTGTATTCGGGAAGGTCCCGATCACGCGCCAAGGTTCAAGGCCACCGTCAACTTTAACGGCGAGATCTTCGAGACCCCTCACTACTGCTCCACTCTCCGTCAGGCCGAACACTCCGCCGCCGAAGCCGCTCTCAATTCCCTCTCCCACCGTGGCCCCTCCCATTCCCTCGCCGCTAAGATCCTC gaTGAGACTGGAGTGTACAAGAACCTTCTACAGGAAATTGCGCAAAGGGTAGGAGCTCCATTGCCTCATTACACAACGTACAGGTCAGGCTTAGGACATTTACCTGTTTTTACCGGGATAGTAGAACTGGCTGGAATCACGTTCACTGGTGAACCTGCCAAGAATAAGAAACAAGCTGAGAAAAATGCAGCTATGGCAGCTTGGTCCGCTTTAAAACAAT TGGCAAAAGAGACTGCAAGCTCCTCAACTGAACCAGAGAACAATGACGAAGTGGAACAGATTACAATAGCGCGGGCTTTACTGAACTACCGTTTGAAGGAAAAGATGACTATGTCTAATCCAAATGCTCCCCTTCCATTTCATGAAAGGTTTCAGATTCAAAATCCAAGGCCAATCAGTTCTCAACCGCCCCCAGCCACTTCATCAAAGATCCTTCCCCTAATTTGCCAGAAGACAGCACCTCGAAGTAAGCCTTCAttggcaacaacaacaacaaatgaaaGTCCTGGAAGCAGGCATCCACAGGCAGCAGTGGCAGTGACCAGTGACAATTCCAACCTGCCACAACAATCTTGTTCTCTAGAATGCCGAGCGACCCGTCCCCTGAAGTTTCCTGCAGCAGGAGCAGCACCTTATGTTCCCATTCGACAAATGAGACCATCTTGCCAACGGATTGCACCTCCGGTGACTATAAGGACAGTTGTACCTGCATTTGCTGCACCACCTGCCTCGGTGCCCCATCCTGTTATACGGGCTCCTCCAGTACGAGTTGCTCCTCCAGTCACTATTCGACAAGCTGTTCCATTATATGCTGCTCCCAAACAACAAAAAGATCTACCAACTGCTAATGCCTCGGGCCAGCAAGACAAACTGCCCGTTAAAATTCAGGAGATGGACAAGGTTGAGAACATTACACCAGAATCAAACTATGCGTAG